The nucleotide window TGCTCGATCAGATTGCCGTATTCCAAAGTGGCAGCGTTAAAGCCTTCACCATTGGGCAGCTGAGCAATCTTCGACACGACCACAGAACCGTCCAAGCCAGCGTTAGAAGCAATCCAGTAGGCGGGCTTACGCAATGCACGAGCCAATGCCTTCACACCAATCTGCGCATCGCCTTCAAACTGGTCTGCGTACTCATCCAGTTCAGCAGCAATCTGAACCAACACAGAACCGCCACCAGCGATGATGCCTTCGTCAGCGGCAGCCTTAGCCGCGTTGATAGCGTCCTCAACGCGCAGCTTGCGCTCACCGACCTCGGTTTCCGTAGCGGCACCCACCTTGATAACCGCAATGCCGCCCGAGAGCTTAGCCAAACGCTCCTGCGCCTTCTCGCGGTCCCAGGTGGAATCAGTGTTGTCGATCTCGCGGCGAATCTGGCTGCGGCGAGCCTCCAAGGCCTCGTGAGTTCCCGCGCCGTCAACAATCACAGTCCGATCCTTGGTGACGGTAATGCGACGGGCCGCACCGAAAGCGTCCATGCCGATCTCGTTCAGGTTGACCCCAACCTCCGGATCGACCACCGTTGCGGCAGTAACCACAGCGAGGTCATCCATGAACGCCTTACGACGATCGCCGAAGTACGGCGATTTCACCGCAACAACCTTCAAGGTCTTACGGATGGAGTTCACCACAAGCATCTGCAGGGGCTCACCCTCGATGTCCTCGGCAATGATCAGCACCTGCTTGCCGGACTCCACGATCTTCTCCAACGCCGGAAGGAAATCCGGAAGGGAGGAGATCTTATTGCGCACTAGCAGCACCAAGGCGTCATCCAGCACAGCCTGCTGGGCGTCAACATCGGTGATGAAGTAGGGCGACAAGAAGCCCTTGTCAAAGGAGACACCCTCGGTGATATCAGCGGTCGTCTCAATGGACTGGGATTCCTCCACAGTCACAACGCCGTCCTTGCCCACCTTGTCCATCGCAGCTGCGACCATCTCGCCGACCTCGGGGTCACGCGAAGACACCGTAGCCACGTTGGCGATCTCCTGCTTATCGGAGACCTCAGTTGCGCGGGCCAGCAGC belongs to Corynebacterium argentoratense DSM 44202 and includes:
- the groL gene encoding chaperonin GroEL (60 kDa chaperone family; promotes refolding of misfolded polypeptides especially under stressful conditions; forms two stacked rings of heptamers to form a barrel-shaped 14mer; ends can be capped by GroES; misfolded proteins enter the barrel where they are refolded when GroES binds), which gives rise to MAKLIAFDQEARKGIQAGVDTLADAVKVTLGPRGRNVVLDKAYGGPTVTNDGVTIARDIDVEDPFENLGAQLVKSVAVKTNDIAGDGTTTATLLAQALIHEGLRVVAAGANPIELNRGIAAGAEKTVELLLARATEVSDKQEIANVATVSSRDPEVGEMVAAAMDKVGKDGVVTVEESQSIETTADITEGVSFDKGFLSPYFITDVDAQQAVLDDALVLLVRNKISSLPDFLPALEKIVESGKQVLIIAEDIEGEPLQMLVVNSIRKTLKVVAVKSPYFGDRRKAFMDDLAVVTAATVVDPEVGVNLNEIGMDAFGAARRITVTKDRTVIVDGAGTHEALEARRSQIRREIDNTDSTWDREKAQERLAKLSGGIAVIKVGAATETEVGERKLRVEDAINAAKAAADEGIIAGGGSVLVQIAAELDEYADQFEGDAQIGVKALARALRKPAYWIASNAGLDGSVVVSKIAQLPNGEGFNAATLEYGNLIEQGIIDPVKVTHSAVVNATSVARMVLTTEASVVEKPAEEAPAAEAHHHHH